In Penaeus chinensis breed Huanghai No. 1 chromosome 11, ASM1920278v2, whole genome shotgun sequence, a genomic segment contains:
- the LOC125030340 gene encoding tubulin alpha-8 chain-like produces MRECISVHIGQAGVQMGNACWELYCLEHGIQPDGHLAEDAPQEENMYTTFFQETGRGKYVPRAIYVDLEPTVVDVVRTGPYRQLFHPEQLINGKEDAANNYARGHYTIGKEQVDLVMDKLRKMADACSGLQGFLVFHSFGGGTGSGFTSLLMERLSVDYGKKSKLQFTVYPAPQICTAVVEPYNSILTTHTTLEHSDCAFMVDNEAIYDICRRNLGIERPSYENLNRLIGQIVSSITASLRFDGALNVDLTEFQTNLVPYPRIHFPLVTYAPVLSVEKAYHEQLSVAEITNACFEPNNQMVKCDPRRGKYMACCLLYRGDVVPKDVNSAIAAIKTKRQIQFVDWCPTGFKVGINYQAPTVIPNGDMAPTQRAVCMISNTTAIAEAWARLNHKFDLMYSKRAFVHWYVGEGMEEGEFAEAREDLAALEHDYEEVAQDSNQDEDEDIEY; encoded by the exons CGTGAGTGCATCAGCGTCCACATTGGCCAGGCCGGCGTGCAGATGGGCAACGCTTGCTGGGAACTGTACTGCTTGGAACACGGAATCCAGCCCGACGGCCACCTCG CCGAAGATGCTCCCCAAGAAGAAAATATGTACACAACCTTCTTCCAAGAGACAGGAAGGGGCAAGTATGTTCCACGTGCAATCTACGTGGATCTGGAGCCCACTGTTGTTG ACGTGGTCAGGACCGGCCCATACCGCCAGCTGTTCCACCCCGAACAGCTGATCAATGGTAAGGAGGACGCAGCCAACAACTACGCTCGTGGCCATTACACCATTGGGAAAGAACAAGTGGATTTAGTAATGGACAAGCTGCGCAAGATGGCTGATGCCTGCTCAGGTCTTCAG GGCTTCCTCGTCTTCCACTCCTTCGGCGGAGGCACCGGATCTGGCTTCACGTCCCTGCTGATGGAGAGGCTCTCGGTTGACTACGGGAAGAAGAGCAAACTGCAGTTCACCGTGTACCCCGCCCCCCAG ATCTGCACGGCGGTCGTCGAGCCCTACAACTCCATCCTGACGACCCACACGACCCTCGAGCACTCCGACTGCGCCTTCATGGTCGACAACGAAGCCATCTACGACATTTGCCGGAGGAACCTGGGCATCGAGCGCCCCTCCTACGAGAACCTCAACCGCCTCATCGGCCAGATCGTGTCGTCCATCACAGCGTCGCTCAG GTTCGACGGCGCCCTTAACGTCGACTTAACCGAATTCCAGACCAACCTCGTGCCTTACCCCAGGATCCACTTCCCTCTCGTCACGTACGCGCCAGTGCTCAGCGTGGAAAAG GCCTACCACGAACAGCTGTCTGTGGCCGAGATTACAAATGCTTGCTTCGAGCCCAACAACCAGATGGTGAAGTGTGATCCACGTCGCG GAAAATACATGGCGTGTTGCCTGCTGTACCGTGGAGACGTTGTTCCCAAGGATGTCAACTCTGCTATTGCTGCCATCAAGACGAAGAGGCAGATTCAGTTCGTGGACTGGTGCCCTACTGGCTTCAAG GTGGGCATCAACTACCAGGCTCCCACGGTGATCCCCAACGGCGACATGGCTCCCACACAGCGCGCAGTGTGCATGATCTCCAACACGACCGCCATCGCCGAGGCTTGGGCCAGACTCAACCACAAGTTCGACCTCATGTACTCCAAACGCGCCTTCGTCCACTG GTACGTCGGAGAGGGTATGGAAGAGGGTGAGTTCGCAGAGGCTCGCGAGGACTTGGCTGCCCTCGAGCACGACTACGAAGAGGTGGCCCAGGATTCAAAccaggacgaggacgaagacatCGAGTATTAA